A stretch of Streptomyces vietnamensis DNA encodes these proteins:
- the ftsE gene encoding cell division ATP-binding protein FtsE, with protein sequence MIRFDNVSKSYPKQSRPALRDVSLEIEKGEFVFLVGSSGSGKSTFLRLLLREERASQGQVHVLGKDLARLSNWKVPQMRRQLGTVFQDFRLLPNKTVAENVAFAQEVIGKPRGEIRKAVPQVLDLVGLGGKEDRMPGELSGGEQQRVAIARAFVNRPMLLIADEPTGNLDPQTSVGIMKLLDRINRTGTTVVMATHDQNIVDQMRKRVIELEKGRLVRDQARGVYGYQH encoded by the coding sequence GTGATCCGATTCGACAACGTCTCCAAGTCCTATCCGAAGCAGAGCCGCCCCGCGCTCCGGGATGTCTCCCTGGAGATCGAGAAGGGGGAGTTCGTCTTCCTCGTCGGTTCCTCCGGCTCCGGAAAGTCGACTTTCCTGCGACTGCTCCTGCGCGAGGAGCGTGCCAGCCAGGGCCAGGTGCACGTCCTCGGCAAGGACCTGGCCCGGCTCTCCAACTGGAAGGTGCCGCAGATGCGGCGCCAGCTGGGCACCGTCTTCCAGGACTTCCGCCTGCTGCCCAACAAGACCGTCGCCGAGAACGTGGCCTTCGCGCAGGAGGTCATCGGCAAGCCGCGCGGCGAGATCCGCAAGGCCGTGCCGCAGGTGCTCGACCTGGTCGGACTCGGCGGCAAGGAGGACCGGATGCCGGGCGAGCTCTCCGGCGGTGAGCAGCAGCGCGTCGCCATCGCGCGGGCCTTCGTCAACCGGCCGATGCTGCTGATCGCCGACGAGCCCACCGGCAACCTCGACCCGCAGACCTCCGTCGGCATCATGAAGCTGCTCGACCGGATCAACAGGACAGGGACCACCGTCGTCATGGCGACCCACGACCAGAACATCGTCGACCAGATGCGCAAGCGCGTCATCGAGCTCGAAAAGGGCCGCCTCGTCCGCGACCAGGCGCGCGGCGTCTACGGCTACCAGCACTGA
- the prfB gene encoding peptide chain release factor 2, producing MAVVDVSEELKSLSSTMGSIEAVLDLEKLRADIAVLEEQAAAPSLWDDPEAAQKITSKLSHLQAEVRKAETLRGRIDDLAVLFELAEEMDDPDTLAEAEAELTSVRKALDEMEVRTLLSGEYDEREALVNIRAEAGGVDASDFAERLQRMYLRWAERHGYPTEIYETSYAEEAGIKSTTFVVKAPYAYGTLSVEQGTHRLVRISPFDNQGRRQTSFAGVEILPVVESSDHVEIEESDLRVDVYRASGPGGQGVNTTDSAVRITHLPTGIVVSCQNERSQIQNKASAMNVLQAKLLERQRQEERAKMDALKDSGSSWGNQMRSYVLHPYQMVKDLRTEFEVGNPQSVLDGEIDGFLEAGIRWRKQQDK from the coding sequence GTGGCAGTCGTCGATGTATCCGAAGAGCTGAAGTCCCTCTCCTCGACCATGGGGTCGATCGAGGCCGTCCTGGACCTCGAGAAGCTGAGGGCCGACATCGCCGTGCTCGAAGAGCAGGCCGCGGCCCCGTCCCTGTGGGACGACCCGGAGGCGGCGCAGAAGATCACGAGCAAGCTTTCGCACCTCCAGGCCGAGGTCCGCAAGGCCGAGACCCTGCGCGGCCGGATCGACGACCTCGCGGTGCTCTTCGAGCTCGCCGAGGAGATGGACGACCCGGACACCCTCGCCGAGGCCGAGGCGGAGCTGACCTCCGTCCGCAAGGCCCTCGACGAGATGGAGGTCCGCACCCTCCTCTCCGGCGAGTACGACGAGCGCGAGGCCCTGGTCAACATCCGCGCCGAGGCCGGCGGCGTCGACGCCTCCGACTTCGCCGAGCGGCTCCAGCGCATGTACCTGCGCTGGGCGGAGCGCCACGGCTACCCGACGGAGATCTACGAGACCTCGTACGCGGAAGAGGCGGGCATCAAGTCCACCACCTTCGTCGTGAAGGCCCCGTACGCCTACGGCACGCTCTCCGTCGAGCAGGGCACCCACCGGCTCGTCCGCATCTCGCCCTTCGACAACCAGGGCCGCCGCCAGACCTCCTTCGCCGGCGTCGAGATCCTCCCCGTCGTCGAGTCCTCGGACCACGTCGAGATCGAGGAGTCGGACCTGCGCGTCGACGTGTACCGCGCCTCCGGCCCCGGCGGCCAGGGCGTCAACACGACCGACTCGGCCGTGCGCATCACGCACCTCCCGACCGGCATCGTCGTCTCCTGCCAGAACGAGCGCTCCCAGATCCAGAACAAGGCGAGCGCCATGAACGTCCTCCAGGCCAAGCTCCTGGAGCGCCAGCGCCAGGAGGAGCGGGCCAAGATGGACGCCCTCAAGGACAGCGGCAGCTCCTGGGGCAACCAGATGCGTTCGTACGTGCTCCACCCGTACCAGATGGTCAAGGACCTCCGTACGGAGTTCGAGGTCGGCAACCCGCAGTCCGTCCTGGACGGCGAGATCGACGGCTTCCTGGAGGCGGGCATCCGCTGGCGCAAGCAGCAGGACAAGTAG
- a CDS encoding serine/threonine-protein kinase, which translates to MARNIGSRYTAHQILGRGSAGTVWLGEGPEGPVAVKLLREDLASDQELVGRFVQERTALLGLDHPRVVKVRDLVVDGTDLALVMDLVRGTDLRTRLDRERRLAPEAAVAIVKDVAEALAAAHAAGVVHRDVKPENILLDMEGPLGPGGAHPALLTDFGVAKLIDTPGRTKATRIIGTPDYLAPEIVEGLPPRAAVDIYALATVLYELLAGFTPFGGGHPGAVLRRHVTETVVPLPGIPEELWQLIVQCLAKAPASRLRASELAARLKDVLPLLKGIPPLDVDEPGAEPAPEAYEEDAYATGTGTGESAPRRAAVPLVPGASADSNRDTHTSMRVPAPDELSGGPLGTARAPRPAGARRPGSARHKAVRKRRITLTVAAVVIAGALGAGGYLAASGDAETPPQDSKQSSLP; encoded by the coding sequence TTGGCACGGAACATCGGCAGCCGCTACACCGCCCACCAGATCCTCGGGCGGGGCAGCGCCGGAACGGTGTGGCTCGGCGAGGGACCCGAAGGGCCCGTCGCCGTCAAACTGCTGCGCGAGGACCTGGCGTCCGACCAGGAGCTCGTCGGCCGCTTCGTGCAGGAGCGGACCGCGCTCCTCGGCCTCGACCACCCCCGCGTGGTCAAGGTCCGCGACCTCGTCGTCGACGGCACGGACCTCGCCCTCGTCATGGACCTCGTCCGCGGCACCGACCTGCGCACCCGGCTCGACCGGGAGCGGCGCCTCGCGCCCGAGGCCGCCGTCGCGATCGTCAAGGACGTCGCCGAGGCCCTCGCCGCCGCGCACGCCGCCGGGGTCGTCCACCGGGACGTCAAGCCCGAGAACATCCTGCTCGACATGGAGGGCCCCCTCGGCCCCGGCGGCGCCCACCCCGCCCTCCTCACCGACTTCGGCGTCGCCAAGCTGATCGACACCCCCGGCCGCACCAAGGCCACCCGGATCATCGGCACCCCCGACTACCTCGCCCCCGAGATCGTCGAGGGCCTCCCGCCGCGCGCCGCCGTCGACATCTACGCCCTCGCGACCGTCCTGTACGAGCTGCTCGCCGGCTTCACCCCGTTCGGCGGCGGCCACCCCGGCGCCGTCCTGCGCCGCCACGTCACCGAGACCGTCGTCCCGCTGCCCGGCATCCCCGAGGAGCTGTGGCAGCTGATCGTCCAGTGCCTCGCCAAGGCCCCCGCCTCCCGGCTGCGCGCCTCCGAGCTCGCCGCCCGCCTGAAGGACGTCCTGCCGCTGCTCAAGGGCATCCCGCCGCTTGACGTCGACGAGCCCGGCGCGGAGCCGGCCCCGGAGGCGTACGAGGAGGACGCGTACGCCACCGGTACGGGCACGGGCGAGTCCGCGCCGCGCCGCGCCGCCGTCCCGCTCGTCCCCGGAGCCTCCGCCGACTCCAACCGCGACACCCACACCTCCATGCGGGTCCCGGCCCCCGACGAGCTCTCCGGCGGCCCCCTCGGCACCGCCCGCGCCCCGCGCCCCGCCGGTGCCCGCCGCCCCGGCTCGGCCCGCCACAAGGCGGTCCGCAAGCGCCGCATCACCCTCACCGTCGCGGCGGTCGTCATCGCCGGCGCGCTCGGCGCGGGCGGCTATCTGGCGGCCTCGGGGGACGCGGAGACCCCGCCGCAGGACTCCAAGCAGTCCTCACTGCCGTAG
- a CDS encoding serine/threonine-protein kinase — protein sequence MRPIGSKYLLEEPLGRGATGTVWRARQRETAGAEAAVPGEPGETVAIKVLKEELANDADIVMRFLRERSVLLRLTHPNIVRTRDLVVEGDVLALVMDLVEGPDLHRYIRESGPLTPVAAALLTAQIADALAASHADGVVHRDLKPANVLLAEQGGQMHPMLTDFGIARLADSPGLTRTHEFVGTPAYVAPESAEGRPQTSAVDIYGAGILLYELVTGRPPFAGGTALEVLHRHLSEEPRRPSTVPGPLWTVIERCLSKNPDQRPSAVNLARGLRAVAAGIGVHATPAQIEAAEGVGALLAPDPAPAPVPGTPEAQTPGAADPTQVLPTGAAGAAAAAGMPPQYDPAAATSVMPTSGPAGAADPTAVMPPVPPQPPQSGQSEDPHPWQSQLRQVRDRNEQTQVQYLDPSEDPLRRRPQRRPQQPPQDARPGPYGQQHGQQPYQQQRAPQRPPQPQPYQQPQQYAPPPPPQQYAPAPPQQQYQPPQPPPQAPAPREPRPPRQRSANPVRIPGLGCLKGCLIMIVLFVIGGWLIWELTPLQDWVAQGKSYWQAIGDGISAVTDWISSIGEATGSGGATGGTGQ from the coding sequence GTGCGGCCTATCGGCAGCAAGTACCTGCTCGAGGAGCCGCTCGGCCGCGGCGCCACGGGCACCGTCTGGCGAGCCCGCCAGCGGGAGACGGCGGGCGCCGAGGCGGCCGTGCCCGGCGAGCCCGGCGAGACCGTCGCGATCAAGGTCCTCAAGGAGGAGCTGGCCAACGACGCGGACATCGTGATGCGCTTCCTGCGCGAGCGGTCCGTGCTGCTCCGGCTCACCCACCCGAACATCGTGCGCACCCGCGACCTGGTCGTCGAGGGCGACGTCCTCGCGCTCGTCATGGACCTCGTCGAGGGCCCCGACCTGCACCGGTACATCCGGGAGAGCGGCCCGCTCACCCCGGTCGCCGCCGCCCTCCTCACGGCCCAGATCGCCGACGCGCTCGCCGCCAGCCACGCCGACGGCGTCGTCCACCGCGACCTCAAGCCGGCCAACGTCCTGCTCGCCGAGCAGGGCGGCCAGATGCACCCGATGCTGACCGACTTCGGCATCGCGCGCCTCGCGGACTCCCCGGGCCTGACCCGCACCCACGAGTTCGTCGGCACGCCCGCGTACGTGGCGCCCGAGTCCGCCGAGGGCCGCCCGCAGACCTCCGCCGTCGACATCTACGGCGCGGGCATCCTCCTCTACGAGCTGGTCACCGGCCGGCCTCCGTTCGCGGGCGGCACCGCCCTGGAGGTCCTCCACCGGCACCTCAGCGAGGAGCCGCGCCGCCCCTCGACCGTGCCCGGACCGCTGTGGACGGTCATAGAGCGCTGCCTCAGCAAGAACCCGGACCAGCGGCCGAGCGCCGTGAACCTCGCCCGGGGCCTGCGCGCGGTCGCCGCCGGCATCGGCGTCCACGCCACCCCCGCCCAGATCGAGGCCGCGGAGGGCGTCGGGGCGCTCCTCGCCCCCGACCCGGCGCCCGCGCCGGTCCCGGGGACCCCCGAGGCGCAGACCCCGGGCGCCGCCGACCCGACCCAGGTGCTGCCCACCGGCGCCGCCGGAGCGGCGGCCGCCGCCGGGATGCCCCCGCAGTACGACCCCGCCGCCGCGACCAGCGTCATGCCGACCAGCGGCCCGGCGGGCGCCGCCGACCCGACGGCCGTCATGCCCCCCGTGCCGCCGCAGCCCCCCCAGTCCGGTCAGTCCGAGGACCCGCACCCCTGGCAGAGCCAGCTGCGGCAGGTCCGCGACCGGAACGAGCAGACCCAGGTGCAGTACCTGGACCCGAGCGAGGACCCGCTGCGCCGCCGCCCGCAGCGCCGGCCGCAGCAGCCGCCGCAGGACGCCCGGCCCGGCCCGTACGGCCAGCAGCACGGGCAGCAGCCGTACCAGCAGCAGCGGGCCCCTCAGCGGCCGCCGCAGCCCCAGCCGTACCAGCAGCCGCAGCAGTACGCGCCCCCGCCGCCCCCGCAGCAGTACGCCCCGGCTCCGCCCCAGCAGCAGTACCAGCCGCCGCAGCCGCCGCCCCAGGCCCCGGCGCCGCGCGAGCCGCGCCCGCCGCGCCAGCGCAGCGCGAACCCGGTCCGCATCCCCGGTCTCGGCTGCCTCAAGGGCTGCCTGATCATGATCGTCCTGTTCGTGATCGGCGGCTGGCTCATCTGGGAGCTCACCCCGCTGCAGGACTGGGTCGCCCAGGGCAAGAGCTACTGGCAGGCCATCGGCGACGGCATCTCGGCGGTCACCGACTGGATCTCCTCGATCGGCGAGGCCACCGGTTCCGGGGGTGCTACCGGCGGTACGGGGCAGTAA